In Lolium rigidum isolate FL_2022 chromosome 3, APGP_CSIRO_Lrig_0.1, whole genome shotgun sequence, the genomic window CCGAGTATGAACTGAAGAACCAGCCCTCTAAGATAGTCCTCATCGTGGTTTGGTGGCGATACATGGGCGCTCTGGAGCGAGACATGTGTGCTCTCAGTCACGCTTGTTGTGGGGCCACAAAACCTGGAGATGGGAGATGATCCTCAACCATACGAGAGTTGTTGATTGAATTAAGGAGCACAAGTACATCTGGAGCAAACATTATATAAGAATTAGTAAAAATCAGGGGCTGGGTATAGAAATGTTCCAGGTTTGATTCTCTCTGACAGTTCTTTGCAAATTTGCATAAGAGAAAAGGTGAGGCTAAGGCTCATTGGGTGATTGGGTGCTCCTGGAGGAAGAAAAAAGTACGCTTGCTTTTGAATTGATGGTCAAACACACTGTCGGATTCTCAGTGTATATTAGCAAGTAGCACATTGCTGAATTCAATTGAAGAAGCTCGAGTTCTTGGATACCATCTGATGTGCATTGGCTGAAGGTAAATTTCAATGCTTAGGCTGGTGTTGAAccggccatggtggtgtacaTCATGGGTAGAGTTACTTTGCAAACCGACAAAAATCCATATGAATCCGGAAAGGTTTGGCATCTTTGCCCCTCGCAATCCGCAAGGCTGGCAGCTAACAAATGTGTTTTCTTCCTATTGCAATGTTTTATTAATGTTtcttccgttgcaacgcacgagCATTTTTTCTATATATTTAAAAGGGATAATATTGTTTGAATATTATGTGATTCTTCATGATTGAATATAAATCATCCACGAGGGAGATAAAAGCTTTCGTGAAGTCAGGTCTGGTGGCGGTACACACGCATGAGCAATATTTTGTTTCCTATTTTATGGTTTACGTGTCTTTctcttccgcagcaacgcgcgggcattgtgctAGTAGAAGAAAAAAGGGGATTAGAGAGGCTAGCTAGACACGTGTTGGTAATTCCAACCAGAGATCGACTAGCAGAGCAGTATATATATCGCGAAACCCAGAGCATCCAGACCTTGCCAGCAGGAGGCAGCGACTTTCAGCGCGCACACCCATTATGGACTTTCTACTCCTCTGCTGTGCCTTCCTCCTGGGCGCCGCAGCCTACAGCAACACCCACAtgggcgccgccgcctccaccaccactcACCTCCACTTTTACATGGACGATTTCTACACCGGCCCGAACCCCACCGCCTTGCGCGTCGTGTCCGGCCGCTCCCTCTCGCCCGACAACGGCACGGCGGCCACGTCGCCGCGGCAGTTCGGCGACATCGTGGTGCTGAACGACCCGCTGACGGAGAGTCCCGACAGAGGCAGCGCCCGCGTGGGCAAGGCGCAGGGGTTCGCCGTGCGGGCGTCAGAGGGCGGCATCGTATCAGACCTTCACCTGCACCTGTTCCTGGAGGCCGGCGAGTACAACGGCAGCTCAGTGGCGGTGAACGGCCGCATCGACATGGACACCGAGATGCGCGAGTCGGTGATCGTCGGTGGTACCGGCCGGTTCCGTTTCGCGCGGGGATACATGCTCTCCCGGAACTACCAGTACGACCTCACCAATGGCGGTGTCGTCGAGCTCAACGTCTACGTGCAGCACTAGGCGCGAACCATGCATGGACGCGCTCCGATCACAGACTCGCGCGGCATGGCGGCTCGCGCTTATAATCTGCACTTGGAGAGATTATTACGTACTACGTGTGTCTCCTGATTGTATTATATACATAGAccctaaataaatgctacttcctCCTATCCATAATAATCATGGT contains:
- the LOC124696726 gene encoding dirigent protein 1-like, whose amino-acid sequence is MDFLLLCCAFLLGAAAYSNTHMGAAASTTTHLHFYMDDFYTGPNPTALRVVSGRSLSPDNGTAATSPRQFGDIVVLNDPLTESPDRGSARVGKAQGFAVRASEGGIVSDLHLHLFLEAGEYNGSSVAVNGRIDMDTEMRESVIVGGTGRFRFARGYMLSRNYQYDLTNGGVVELNVYVQH